A stretch of the Nothobranchius furzeri strain GRZ-AD chromosome 5, NfurGRZ-RIMD1, whole genome shotgun sequence genome encodes the following:
- the ndufa4a gene encoding cytochrome c oxidase subunit NDUFA4L — MLAIVRKQLRSHPALIPLFFFIGGGATMSMLYLARLALRNPDVCWDRKNNSEPWNKMSPTDQYKFFTVNMDYSKLKKDRPDF; from the exons ATGCTCGCCATTGTTCGGAAACAGTTAAGGAGCCATCCAGCT CTGATTCCCCTTTTCTTCTTCATTGGTGGAGGAGCAACCATGTCCATGCTGTACCTGGCTCGGCTGGCCTTGAGAAACCCTGATGTTTG TTGGGATCGCAAGAACAACTCTGAGCCCTGGAACAAAATGAGTCCAACTGATCAGTACAAG TTCTTTACAGTAAACATGGACTACAGCAAACTGAAGAAGGACCGGCCAGATTTCTAA